A genomic window from Roseofilum casamattae BLCC-M143 includes:
- the cax gene encoding calcium/proton exchanger, with translation MLKTNTIISLLLVFIPISIAAHFLEWGSTVVFITAALAIVPLAAWMGTATEEIAVVLGPNLGGLMNATFGNATELIIGLVALNAGLVNVVKASITGSIVSNLLLVMGFAMFLGGIRYKEQNFTSVIARLNASAMNLAVVAILVPTAVDITSDGISESTMQTLSGAVSIVLIVVYVLTLLFSMKTHSYLYDVGLAENEVEGEEQVEPPNVKLWSVVLLIATVVVAFESELLVGSLEEATSYLGLTALFTGVILVPIIGNAAEHTTAVTVAMKNKMELSVSVAMGSSLQIALFVAPVLVLAGEIFHQPMDLNFNPFELVAVIVAVLLANSVSSDGRSDWLEGTLLLATYIVLGLAFFFHPAIEGLV, from the coding sequence ATGTTGAAAACCAATACGATTATTTCGCTACTCTTGGTCTTCATTCCCATTTCCATTGCCGCACATTTCTTGGAATGGGGATCGACCGTTGTCTTTATTACTGCTGCCTTAGCCATCGTACCTTTGGCCGCTTGGATGGGAACGGCAACTGAAGAAATTGCCGTCGTTCTCGGCCCCAATTTAGGAGGGTTGATGAATGCCACCTTCGGCAATGCCACCGAATTAATTATCGGTCTGGTTGCCCTCAACGCCGGCCTTGTAAATGTTGTCAAAGCTAGTATTACCGGATCGATTGTCAGTAACTTATTGCTGGTGATGGGGTTTGCCATGTTCCTGGGCGGTATTCGCTATAAGGAACAGAACTTTACCTCGGTGATTGCGCGGTTGAATGCTTCGGCGATGAACTTAGCTGTAGTCGCAATTCTCGTACCTACAGCGGTAGATATCACCTCAGATGGTATTTCGGAGTCAACCATGCAGACTCTGTCGGGAGCGGTTTCGATTGTCTTAATTGTGGTCTACGTGCTCACCCTCCTATTTTCGATGAAAACCCACTCCTATCTCTATGATGTGGGACTGGCAGAAAATGAAGTTGAAGGGGAAGAGCAGGTCGAACCTCCAAATGTGAAACTATGGAGCGTTGTCTTACTGATTGCAACGGTCGTGGTTGCGTTTGAGTCGGAGTTGTTGGTGGGTTCTTTGGAAGAGGCAACCTCCTACTTAGGACTGACCGCTCTATTTACTGGAGTTATTTTAGTTCCGATTATTGGTAACGCTGCCGAACACACGACCGCAGTAACGGTAGCTATGAAGAACAAGATGGAGCTGTCTGTTTCGGTGGCAATGGGATCGAGTTTGCAAATTGCTCTGTTTGTGGCTCCCGTTTTGGTCTTAGCTGGGGAGATTTTCCATCAACCCATGGATCTCAATTTCAATCCCTTTGAGTTGGTTGCAGTCATTGTAGCCGTGTTGTTGGCGAACTCAGTTAGTTCTGATGGTCGTTCGGATTGGTTGGAAGGTACTCTACTCTTAGCAACCTATATCGTGTTAGGTTTGGCCTTTTTCTTCCATCCGGCGATCGAAGGTTTAGTTTAA
- a CDS encoding iron-containing alcohol dehydrogenase — protein sequence MKAFRFTKVPPIHFGAGQLQCLPDTIAQLQGDRVLLVTGEQSLAESGTLTQVQSSLTDAGVAVHHMVCDRPPSDVLLDRAIAELEPLSINIIVAIGGGSAIDMAKALSAFAMQDCPAREFLKNLEANTLLVSAKLPTIAIPTTAGVGSEVTSKVAIERADITGVRRFFSHPLFTPDAIILDPQLTLSCPAQLTASSGLVTLVHLLEAKLSPEISPLADAIVWNGLEALKDNLLLVCSTRSKSLTAHSKMSYASCLSGLGQANLPLGMLQGLALTLSSFCPIPYRVACSTLAGVAMRIQLKALRARTPHSPVLQQIAKVGALFDGRMQQNSNYYCDASIDLLEAWVQILNIPRLRNYGIKLEHLAPVVEKTLDTVPNIGLSRDELHTILQERL from the coding sequence ATGAAAGCCTTTCGTTTTACCAAGGTTCCTCCCATCCATTTTGGTGCGGGACAACTGCAATGTTTGCCGGATACGATCGCTCAACTTCAAGGCGATCGCGTCTTGTTAGTCACTGGAGAACAGTCTTTGGCAGAATCTGGAACATTAACTCAAGTGCAATCTAGTTTGACTGATGCTGGCGTCGCCGTGCATCACATGGTTTGCGATCGCCCGCCGAGCGATGTTCTACTCGATCGGGCGATCGCCGAACTCGAGCCGCTGTCCATTAACATAATTGTTGCCATCGGTGGCGGCAGCGCGATCGATATGGCAAAAGCACTATCTGCCTTCGCCATGCAGGATTGTCCGGCGAGGGAGTTCCTCAAAAATTTAGAGGCAAATACTCTCCTCGTTTCGGCAAAATTACCGACAATCGCCATTCCCACTACAGCAGGAGTCGGCAGCGAAGTCACCTCGAAAGTGGCGATCGAGCGGGCTGATATTACAGGTGTAAGACGTTTTTTCTCTCATCCTCTCTTCACCCCAGATGCTATTATCCTCGACCCTCAGCTCACATTATCCTGTCCCGCACAACTCACCGCAAGCAGCGGTTTAGTTACTTTAGTTCACCTTCTCGAAGCGAAGTTATCTCCAGAAATTTCGCCGTTAGCCGATGCCATTGTTTGGAATGGATTAGAAGCACTAAAAGATAATTTACTCCTGGTTTGTTCCACTCGTAGCAAAAGCCTAACAGCCCATAGCAAAATGTCCTATGCCTCTTGTTTGTCGGGGTTAGGTCAAGCCAATCTCCCATTGGGAATGCTGCAAGGACTGGCCTTAACCCTAAGCAGTTTCTGTCCGATTCCCTACCGCGTTGCTTGCAGTACTTTAGCAGGAGTCGCCATGCGCATTCAACTCAAAGCCTTGCGCGCTCGTACTCCACACAGCCCGGTATTGCAACAAATAGCAAAAGTGGGCGCGTTGTTTGATGGACGAATGCAACAAAATTCTAACTATTATTGCGATGCCTCGATCGATCTTCTTGAAGCTTGGGTACAGATTTTAAATATTCCTCGCCTCCGGAACTATGGAATTAAACTAGAGCATCTAGCCCCGGTTGTAGAAAAGACTTTAGATACCGTACCTAATATCGGTTTATCTCGAGACGAACTGCATACGATTTTGCAGGAGAGATTGTGA
- the dnaG gene encoding DNA primase: protein MNTPRLHPDTIEEIKQRVDIVDVISERVVLRKRGRDFLGLCPFHEEKTPSFSVSPTKQMFYCFGCGTGGNAITFLKTLDRRSFSEVVLELAQRYEVPIRTLEPKDRQEFQRQLTLQEQLYEVVAIAASFFQHALHQPDGQAAMTYLQQERGLSPETIQGFGLGYAPAGWQNLYRYLVEVKKYSVKLVEQAGLAVERKSGAGYYDRFRDRLMIPIADARGRIVGFGGRSLGDEQPKYLNSPETPIFDKGNTLFALDRAKDAIYKQDRAIVVEGYFDAIALHAAGFSQVVASLGTALSAAQVKKLVRYTPSKSIILNFDADKAGVKATERAIAEVADLAYKGEIQLRILNLPQGKDADEFLKQAGSSEPYRELVKEAPLWLDWKIEQTLKNNDLSAADAYSQVSQAWVNLLSQIEDPNTRNYYASACAEHLSQGQDSRVPFIAQQLLQQIHKQYRKPKRKFADNKLQRKSNNPGKAIAIEPSPENRLLVETEALVLRIYLHAPEARPTFLHLMSDRQLSFQGAAHRFLWLQIETLQDTLPVESSELLSQVQTILWQYPERAERLHEIFYLGEKHQFDIQKPCLSIEKAALTLEQILCRQRGRYAAEQLRTIDSKLDPEGYHYFTQELYKNKQREGEFAALRHTSISDLLHR from the coding sequence ATGAATACCCCAAGGCTACATCCGGATACAATTGAGGAGATTAAGCAACGGGTAGATATCGTTGATGTTATCTCGGAACGGGTCGTTTTGCGGAAACGAGGACGGGATTTTTTGGGATTATGTCCGTTTCATGAGGAAAAAACACCCAGTTTTAGCGTGAGTCCGACGAAGCAAATGTTTTATTGCTTTGGCTGCGGTACTGGGGGGAATGCGATTACATTCTTGAAAACCTTGGATCGGCGATCGTTTAGCGAGGTAGTCTTGGAGTTAGCCCAGCGCTACGAGGTGCCCATCCGGACGTTGGAGCCAAAAGATCGACAAGAGTTTCAGCGCCAACTGACGCTACAAGAGCAGTTATATGAGGTTGTTGCGATCGCCGCTAGCTTTTTTCAACATGCTTTGCACCAACCGGACGGGCAAGCTGCGATGACCTATTTGCAACAGGAGCGCGGACTTTCTCCAGAAACCATTCAAGGATTTGGTTTGGGCTATGCACCGGCAGGATGGCAGAATTTGTATCGCTATTTGGTAGAAGTAAAGAAATATTCGGTGAAGTTAGTCGAGCAGGCCGGTTTAGCCGTCGAGCGCAAGTCAGGAGCGGGATATTACGATCGCTTTCGCGATCGCCTAATGATTCCAATTGCGGATGCCAGAGGGCGCATTGTCGGGTTTGGCGGGCGATCGCTCGGCGACGAACAACCGAAGTATCTCAATTCTCCAGAAACGCCGATTTTTGATAAGGGAAATACGCTGTTTGCCTTGGATCGGGCGAAAGATGCCATTTATAAGCAGGATCGCGCTATTGTCGTGGAAGGCTATTTTGATGCGATCGCCCTTCATGCTGCCGGATTTTCCCAGGTGGTGGCGTCTTTGGGAACCGCACTCAGCGCCGCTCAGGTGAAAAAGTTAGTTCGCTATACTCCCAGCAAGTCCATTATTCTTAATTTCGATGCGGATAAAGCGGGGGTGAAAGCCACGGAGCGCGCGATCGCGGAAGTGGCAGATTTAGCCTATAAAGGAGAAATTCAACTGCGCATTCTCAATCTCCCTCAAGGTAAGGATGCCGATGAATTTCTCAAACAAGCAGGCAGCTCGGAACCCTATCGAGAACTGGTGAAAGAAGCACCACTCTGGCTAGATTGGAAAATCGAACAAACCCTCAAAAATAACGATCTGAGCGCGGCAGATGCCTATAGCCAAGTCTCCCAAGCCTGGGTAAACCTCTTAAGCCAAATTGAAGACCCCAATACTCGCAATTATTATGCCAGCGCTTGTGCCGAACATCTCAGTCAAGGTCAAGATAGCCGAGTTCCCTTTATTGCCCAACAATTGTTGCAGCAAATTCACAAGCAATATCGCAAACCGAAACGGAAATTTGCGGACAACAAACTTCAACGGAAATCGAATAATCCCGGAAAGGCGATCGCGATCGAACCGAGTCCGGAAAACCGCTTGCTCGTAGAAACCGAAGCCCTAGTGTTGCGCATTTACCTCCATGCTCCTGAAGCGCGCCCAACCTTTCTCCATCTGATGAGCGATCGCCAATTGAGCTTTCAAGGTGCTGCCCATCGCTTTCTCTGGTTGCAGATTGAAACCTTGCAAGATACCTTACCCGTGGAATCATCGGAGTTGCTCTCCCAAGTCCAAACGATTCTCTGGCAATATCCAGAACGAGCAGAGCGACTGCACGAAATTTTTTATTTGGGAGAAAAGCATCAATTCGACATTCAAAAACCCTGTTTATCCATCGAAAAAGCCGCATTAACGTTAGAACAGATCTTGTGTCGCCAACGAGGACGCTATGCAGCCGAGCAGCTCCGAACTATTGATTCCAAACTCGATCCAGAAGGTTATCATTACTTTACTCAAGAATTGTACAAAAACAAACAAAGAGAAGGTGAGTTTGCTGCACTTCGCCATACCAGCATCTCCGATCTCCTCCATCGCTAA
- the tftA gene encoding hormogonium tapered terminus morphoprotein TftA, producing MGRIFLSAGHGGFENGLRDPGAIAGGTTEAREMIQLRDLVIAELRSRSLDVLAVPDDLSEQQTITWINSRAQSGDIALELHANAFYNPSLRGASIFYIANNSERKNHAELLLLALLRRVPQLPTRGAKADTISSLGRLPFIRNIYIPSLMMEVGLITNPEDRALMQNRRRDMALGIADGLSAWSRTLNPTPSPKPTPAPTKYPTIGININGQVYEEQGIIINGNSYIPIDLVDRLGVDLSQDPDVRRINYGNVVYLKAIELRDHNISVGWESASRTVVVRSILKLCPGDLDRIMSQGKSSEVQLMIFLKANNERGLQEFPDLPRLYREEGTIEGVNYDIAFAQMCLETTFLRFGGEVQSNQNNFAGLGNVAGTESGASFPSARIGVRAQIQQLKAYASTEPLVQELVAPRFRFVTRGIAPLVPQLSGRWSADPQYGQRILALLRQLYESSGLI from the coding sequence ATGGGACGAATCTTTCTATCCGCCGGCCATGGGGGCTTTGAAAATGGACTGCGCGACCCGGGAGCGATCGCTGGAGGAACCACAGAAGCGCGGGAGATGATCCAACTGCGAGATTTGGTCATTGCCGAATTGCGATCGCGCTCTCTGGACGTTCTCGCCGTTCCGGACGACCTCAGCGAGCAGCAAACCATTACCTGGATTAACAGCCGCGCTCAGTCCGGAGACATTGCCCTAGAACTCCATGCTAATGCCTTTTATAACCCCTCGCTACGGGGAGCTAGTATTTTCTATATTGCTAATAATAGCGAACGGAAAAACCATGCGGAACTGCTCTTGCTCGCCCTCTTGCGTCGCGTCCCCCAACTGCCGACAAGAGGAGCAAAAGCCGATACGATCAGCAGTCTGGGTCGATTGCCCTTTATTCGCAATATTTATATCCCATCTCTAATGATGGAAGTTGGATTAATTACCAATCCCGAAGACCGAGCGCTGATGCAAAACCGCCGTCGGGATATGGCTTTAGGCATTGCCGACGGACTTTCTGCCTGGAGCCGCACCCTCAATCCTACTCCCAGTCCCAAACCGACTCCTGCTCCGACAAAATATCCAACTATTGGTATTAATATTAACGGACAAGTTTACGAGGAGCAAGGCATTATTATTAATGGAAATTCTTATATCCCCATCGATTTAGTCGATCGCCTCGGCGTTGACTTATCCCAAGATCCCGACGTGCGCCGGATTAATTATGGCAATGTGGTGTATTTAAAAGCGATCGAACTGCGAGACCATAATATTTCTGTCGGTTGGGAATCGGCAAGTCGTACCGTCGTCGTGCGATCGATTCTTAAACTCTGTCCTGGAGATCTCGATCGCATTATGAGTCAAGGAAAAAGCTCGGAAGTGCAACTGATGATCTTTCTCAAAGCGAATAACGAACGAGGCTTACAAGAGTTTCCCGATCTGCCTCGTCTCTATCGCGAAGAGGGAACTATTGAAGGCGTTAATTACGATATTGCATTTGCGCAAATGTGCTTAGAAACTACATTTTTGCGCTTCGGTGGCGAGGTTCAATCCAACCAGAATAATTTTGCCGGGTTGGGAAATGTGGCAGGGACTGAATCTGGAGCCTCATTCCCCAGTGCCCGAATTGGAGTGCGCGCCCAAATCCAACAACTCAAAGCCTATGCAAGTACCGAACCTTTGGTGCAAGAATTAGTCGCTCCTCGATTTCGTTTCGTGACTCGGGGAATTGCTCCTCTAGTGCCGCAATTAAGCGGTCGCTGGTCTGCCGATCCTCAATACGGACAGCGCATTCTTGCTCTACTGCGTCAGCTTTATGAGTCCTCTGGATTAATTTAG
- a CDS encoding biotin--[acetyl-CoA-carboxylase] ligase: MECDRVRIRRKAISSQRVEQVWETLPQRLNLPPVPLPSLHCFDRLPSTNQTLWELLERGEPSGTAVVAAEQTAGRGQWGRSWSSASGGLYLSWSISPNLPLEKALLLTISSAWGIATVLGRYCKPEIPIQIKWPNDLILASRKLGGILTETRIHQQTIAQGVIGVGINWSNAVPEPGISLKRVLENRTVMSGFAISSLEELLALTLRGLMYGEWAIANGQGERVVAGYNQRLIHVGQSISIDETTGIIRGITETGQLNVELSTSQRIFLDPGQIRLGYPGCSSLG, encoded by the coding sequence ATGGAATGCGATCGCGTTCGTATCCGTAGGAAAGCCATCTCCAGCCAAAGAGTCGAGCAAGTTTGGGAAACCCTCCCCCAGCGGTTAAACCTACCTCCCGTCCCGTTGCCCTCCTTGCATTGCTTCGATCGCTTGCCATCCACCAATCAAACCTTGTGGGAATTACTCGAACGGGGCGAGCCATCTGGAACCGCCGTTGTTGCTGCCGAGCAAACCGCAGGCCGGGGGCAATGGGGACGCTCTTGGTCTTCGGCATCCGGCGGACTTTATCTATCTTGGTCGATTTCACCCAATCTCCCGCTCGAAAAAGCACTACTGCTGACCATTAGTAGTGCGTGGGGCATTGCAACAGTACTGGGACGCTATTGCAAACCGGAGATTCCAATACAGATCAAGTGGCCCAACGACCTCATTCTCGCCAGCCGCAAATTGGGCGGAATTCTCACCGAAACTCGAATTCATCAGCAGACGATCGCGCAAGGGGTCATTGGAGTTGGAATCAATTGGTCGAATGCGGTACCCGAACCGGGGATTAGCCTGAAACGGGTTCTCGAAAATCGGACAGTGATGAGTGGCTTCGCGATTTCATCTTTAGAGGAATTACTCGCCCTAACCTTGCGCGGCTTAATGTATGGAGAATGGGCGATCGCAAATGGGCAAGGAGAACGGGTGGTGGCTGGTTACAATCAACGGTTAATTCATGTCGGACAGTCTATCTCGATTGATGAAACCACTGGTATTATACGAGGAATTACGGAAACAGGACAACTTAATGTCGAACTTAGTACTTCACAGAGAATATTTCTCGATCCGGGTCAGATTCGTTTGGGATATCCCGGTTGCTCCAGTTTAGGTTAA
- the pgeF gene encoding peptidoglycan editing factor PgeF, producing MSPTWHWQTVAGLSYLTCSLLSAWKHGFFTRQFHGKAPEDLSLLLDPRASAYRIKQVHGNRVLKTGEVAPLDAPSRSEADGLLSEEPNQSIWVCSADCVPVLIGDRTTGRVAALHAGWRGTAARIVPRAIADLQDRGSQLEDLCIALGPAISGAVYQVGLDVAEQMAASLEGSHTIATLSEGKHPVFLPDREPDRVRLDVRQVNCRQLQQLGITTEQIAIAPYCTYQDPERFFSYRRDGLKFVQWSGIVDR from the coding sequence ATGTCTCCTACCTGGCATTGGCAGACGGTCGCCGGATTATCCTACCTCACCTGTAGCTTACTTTCTGCTTGGAAGCACGGTTTTTTTACGCGGCAATTTCATGGTAAAGCGCCAGAAGACCTTTCCTTACTCCTTGACCCCCGAGCCAGCGCGTACCGCATTAAACAGGTACATGGCAATCGAGTTTTAAAGACTGGTGAAGTCGCTCCCCTAGATGCGCCCTCCCGCTCTGAGGCCGATGGTCTGTTGAGCGAAGAACCCAACCAGTCCATTTGGGTATGTTCGGCAGATTGCGTACCGGTGTTAATTGGAGATCGGACTACGGGTCGAGTTGCAGCCCTTCATGCGGGTTGGCGCGGAACTGCTGCGCGAATTGTACCCCGCGCGATCGCCGATTTACAAGATCGAGGGTCGCAATTGGAAGATTTGTGCATTGCCCTCGGCCCTGCCATTTCCGGAGCGGTGTATCAAGTTGGGTTAGACGTGGCCGAACAGATGGCCGCTAGCCTGGAAGGTTCCCATACCATTGCCACATTATCAGAAGGAAAGCATCCTGTCTTTTTACCCGATCGAGAACCCGATCGCGTGCGTTTAGACGTGCGCCAAGTCAATTGCCGACAATTACAGCAGTTGGGAATAACAACCGAGCAAATTGCGATCGCCCCCTATTGTACTTACCAAGACCCAGAGCGCTTTTTTTCCTATCGCCGCGACGGACTGAAGTTCGTGCAGTGGTCGGGAATTGTCGATCGCTAA
- a CDS encoding FHA domain-containing protein: MISLTLLHPLKDTPIQHWEFKEESVVRIGRSTDNHVILYSAVVSRHHVELRCEESSWEVVNLGTNGTYLDGTRIEKMPLTHEAVIRLARSGPKIQIRIDSGQDGSLSPSPDILDLPTKIDEGLSTTKPMANKFTTAIDP, from the coding sequence GTGATTTCTCTAACCTTGTTACATCCCCTCAAAGATACCCCAATTCAACATTGGGAATTTAAGGAAGAATCGGTAGTTCGGATTGGACGCTCTACGGATAATCATGTGATTCTTTATAGTGCGGTTGTTTCTCGCCACCACGTCGAACTTCGATGTGAGGAAAGCTCGTGGGAAGTCGTTAATTTGGGGACGAATGGTACTTATCTCGATGGCACGCGGATTGAGAAAATGCCCTTAACTCACGAGGCTGTTATTCGCCTAGCCCGCTCCGGACCGAAGATTCAAATTAGAATTGACTCGGGACAAGATGGTTCCTTGAGTCCATCTCCAGATATTTTAGATCTGCCGACAAAAATTGATGAGGGATTAAGTACGACAAAACCGATGGCGAATAAGTTTACAACAGCCATCGATCCCTAA
- a CDS encoding FHA domain-containing protein has translation MIVCPQCNHQNPDGAVVCEACYIELPQLTTCPNCGARVQQDATFCGQCGFALHPTSSPDPAIPVEETQLEIPPLVEPEPLVAPEPILQTESPETEIPETEIELDPIASERLTQSESAARANPATALQIETASLVHIATGEAIELPNHQSVLYIGKPNTQIPPDIDVSGFPHADVVSRIHAVLRIEGETYYIEDLGSSNGTYINHLPLPKGNRQLLKGGDRVTLGKNDLVTFLFQRSVDPQ, from the coding sequence ATGATTGTTTGTCCTCAATGTAATCACCAAAATCCTGACGGCGCCGTGGTCTGCGAAGCTTGCTATATCGAACTTCCGCAACTGACGACCTGTCCGAACTGCGGTGCGAGGGTTCAGCAAGATGCCACCTTTTGCGGTCAGTGTGGCTTTGCTTTGCATCCCACCTCCTCCCCCGATCCGGCGATCCCAGTTGAAGAAACCCAACTGGAAATTCCACCATTGGTCGAGCCAGAACCCTTAGTCGCTCCCGAGCCAATTCTCCAAACCGAAAGTCCCGAGACCGAAATTCCCGAGACCGAAATAGAACTCGATCCCATCGCATCGGAGCGATTGACTCAATCTGAGTCTGCTGCTCGGGCAAATCCGGCAACGGCATTACAAATAGAAACCGCTTCTTTGGTTCATATTGCTACAGGAGAGGCGATCGAACTGCCCAACCATCAGTCCGTTCTATACATTGGCAAACCCAATACCCAAATTCCTCCTGATATTGATGTATCGGGTTTTCCCCATGCTGATGTGGTCTCCCGAATTCATGCGGTTTTGCGTATTGAAGGGGAAACGTACTACATTGAAGACTTAGGAAGTTCTAACGGAACCTACATCAACCATTTACCTTTACCTAAAGGAAACCGCCAACTTTTAAAAGGTGGCGATCGCGTTACGTTAGGCAAAAATGACCTAGTTACATTTCTCTTCCAACGTTCTGTAGACCCTCAATGA
- the pgl gene encoding 6-phosphogluconolactonase, translated as MDKVVEVLPDKSALVNRATILVQEKIESAIASQGQCTIALAGGSTPKPLYEALAQTSLPWEKLHVFWGDERYVLPEHPDSNQNMARQAWLDRIPIPAANIHPMPTASGNPEEDAATYNTELEQFFGQSIPNFPALDIILLGMGDDGHTASLFPHTAALSVGDRLITVGNKDGQPRLTFTVPLINQASNVIFLVAGANKVPALEQVMAAEGDSQQYPSRLISPSGELWWLLDAAAGSKLDITC; from the coding sequence ATGGATAAAGTCGTAGAAGTTTTACCCGATAAAAGTGCTCTCGTCAACCGGGCTACAATCCTGGTACAAGAGAAAATCGAGAGCGCGATCGCCTCGCAAGGTCAGTGTACCATTGCCCTCGCTGGCGGCTCTACCCCCAAACCTCTCTACGAAGCCCTCGCTCAAACCTCGCTCCCTTGGGAGAAATTACACGTATTTTGGGGAGACGAACGCTACGTTCTGCCAGAGCATCCCGATAGCAACCAAAATATGGCGCGCCAAGCCTGGCTCGATCGCATTCCCATACCTGCGGCTAATATTCATCCCATGCCCACAGCCTCCGGCAACCCCGAGGAAGATGCTGCCACCTACAATACCGAACTCGAACAATTTTTCGGTCAATCCATCCCAAATTTCCCCGCCCTCGATATCATTTTGCTCGGCATGGGAGATGACGGTCATACTGCTTCCTTATTTCCCCATACCGCAGCTCTGAGTGTTGGCGATCGCCTAATTACCGTCGGCAATAAAGACGGACAACCTCGCCTTACCTTTACCGTCCCTCTCATTAACCAAGCCAGCAACGTTATCTTCCTGGTTGCCGGAGCCAATAAAGTCCCCGCTTTAGAGCAAGTGATGGCCGCAGAAGGAGACTCCCAGCAGTACCCTTCTCGTTTAATTTCCCCTTCTGGAGAATTATGGTGGCTCTTGGATGCTGCTGCTGGAAGCAAACTAGACATTACTTGCTAG
- a CDS encoding TIGR04282 family arsenosugar biosynthesis glycosyltransferase, whose translation MNDFLDLSSLPSAQCQLLLYTRYPERGRAKTRLIPALGVEGAMQMHRCLAEWAIAQVRSLQTNREIPAIIYFTGATREMMQHWLGSDLVYRTQGSGDLGERLHTGFGQGFAAGMSRIAAMGTDCPSLTPERLQEAFAALGDRDLVLGPARDGGYYLIGLSRAVPELFQGIDWGTSEVFAQTMAIANRLGLSYHHLPMLPDIDRPEDLQYLPPQLQAEANSSDHE comes from the coding sequence GTGAACGATTTTCTCGATCTATCTTCTCTGCCGTCGGCGCAATGCCAGTTGCTACTTTATACTCGATACCCGGAACGGGGACGAGCGAAAACCCGTTTAATTCCGGCTTTGGGAGTTGAGGGAGCGATGCAGATGCACCGGTGCCTGGCTGAATGGGCGATCGCGCAAGTTAGATCGCTCCAAACCAATCGGGAGATACCTGCCATCATTTATTTTACCGGGGCAACCAGGGAGATGATGCAGCATTGGTTGGGGTCCGATCTAGTGTATCGCACTCAGGGTTCCGGAGACCTAGGGGAGAGGCTCCATACGGGCTTTGGGCAAGGGTTTGCGGCAGGAATGAGTCGGATCGCGGCTATGGGAACCGATTGCCCGAGCTTGACTCCAGAACGGTTGCAGGAAGCGTTTGCGGCCCTGGGCGATCGCGATTTGGTTTTGGGGCCGGCTCGGGATGGGGGATATTATCTGATTGGTTTATCTCGTGCTGTTCCGGAGTTGTTTCAAGGAATTGATTGGGGGACTTCTGAGGTATTTGCGCAAACCATGGCGATCGCAAATCGTCTCGGTTTGAGTTATCATCATCTTCCCATGCTGCCGGATATCGATCGCCCGGAAGATTTGCAGTACTTGCCTCCTCAATTACAAGCTGAGGCAAACTCGAGCGACCATGAGTAA
- a CDS encoding TIGR04283 family arsenosugar biosynthesis glycosyltransferase, which yields MSKISAIVPVLNEADRIIATLERVRSGHEVEIIAIDGGSTDGTLELLAEQGISAIATSPGRGHQMNCGAEQATGEYLLFLHGDTLLPWGYDRAIRQILQQPGVIAGAFALGIEGRSWQYRMVEWGVRWRSRLCQLPYGDQGIFLSRQAFEAVGGFPEVPILEDRDLIQRLKRRGKIAIASLPVLTSARRWQKLGVWRTMATNQAVLLADILGGDRDRLARWYRQQK from the coding sequence ATGAGTAAGATTTCGGCGATCGTTCCAGTATTAAATGAAGCCGATCGCATTATTGCAACCTTGGAGAGAGTGCGCTCCGGCCATGAGGTCGAGATTATTGCGATCGATGGTGGCTCGACGGATGGCACGTTAGAACTGCTGGCAGAGCAAGGAATTTCTGCGATCGCTACCTCTCCAGGACGGGGACATCAGATGAATTGTGGAGCCGAGCAAGCTACGGGAGAGTATTTGTTATTTTTGCATGGAGATACGTTGCTTCCGTGGGGTTACGATCGCGCCATCCGCCAAATTTTGCAGCAACCAGGAGTTATTGCAGGAGCGTTTGCATTGGGCATTGAGGGGCGATCGTGGCAGTATCGCATGGTGGAATGGGGAGTGAGGTGGCGATCGCGTCTTTGTCAATTGCCCTATGGCGATCAAGGAATCTTTCTCTCGCGCCAGGCGTTTGAGGCGGTGGGAGGCTTTCCAGAAGTACCGATTTTGGAAGACCGGGATTTGATACAACGGTTAAAACGTCGCGGAAAAATTGCGATCGCCTCTCTCCCGGTTCTCACTTCGGCACGGCGCTGGCAGAAGTTGGGAGTTTGGCGAACCATGGCGACGAATCAAGCGGTATTATTGGCGGATATTTTGGGAGGCGATCGCGATCGTCTGGCTCGTTGGTATCGGCAACAGAAATAA